One window from the genome of Metabacillus flavus encodes:
- a CDS encoding type III pantothenate kinase, producing the protein MILVLDVGNTNTVIGVYEKEELNYHWRIETSRNKTEDEFGMLFTSLFEHVGISFKDFEGIIISSVVPPIMFSLERMCKKYFDIKPQVVGPGIKTGLNIKYENPREVGADRIVNAVAGIHLYGSPLIIVDFGTATTYCYINEDKQYMGGAIAPGVNISTEALYSRAAKLPRIEIARPENIIGKNTVSAMQSGILFGYVGQVEGIVRRMKEETGQNPKVIGTGGLAGLIANESNTIDIVDPFLTLKGLQLIYSRNQ; encoded by the coding sequence TTGATTTTAGTATTGGATGTCGGGAATACAAATACAGTTATCGGTGTGTATGAAAAAGAAGAGCTGAACTATCATTGGCGGATTGAAACAAGCCGTAATAAGACAGAAGATGAGTTTGGCATGCTGTTTACATCTCTTTTTGAGCATGTTGGAATTTCCTTTAAGGATTTTGAGGGAATCATCATTTCTTCTGTAGTTCCTCCTATCATGTTCTCACTTGAACGTATGTGCAAAAAGTACTTTGATATCAAACCCCAGGTTGTCGGACCGGGCATCAAAACCGGTTTGAATATTAAATATGAAAACCCGAGAGAAGTAGGGGCAGACCGGATTGTGAATGCGGTAGCGGGAATCCACCTCTACGGAAGTCCGCTGATCATTGTTGATTTCGGTACAGCGACTACTTATTGCTATATTAACGAGGATAAACAATATATGGGCGGAGCGATTGCGCCGGGAGTGAATATTTCAACAGAAGCGCTCTATTCAAGAGCAGCCAAGCTTCCAAGAATTGAAATTGCAAGGCCTGAGAATATCATTGGCAAAAATACAGTGAGCGCGATGCAATCCGGTATTTTATTTGGCTATGTCGGCCAAGTCGAGGGGATTGTAAGGAGAATGAAGGAGGAAACCGGCCAAAATCCGAAGGTTATCGGTACTGGCGGTTTAGCGGGTCTTATTGCGAATGAATCCAATACGATTGATATCGTGGATCCCTTCTTAACCTTAAAAGGGCTGCAGCTGATTTACAGCAGAAATCAATAA
- the hslO gene encoding Hsp33 family molecular chaperone HslO, whose product MDYLVKALAYDGQVRAYAVKSTDTVGEGQRRHQTWPTASAALGRTLTAGLMLGTMLKGNDKLTIKVEGNGPLGPILVDANAKGEVRGYVTHPQTHFDLNKFGKLDVARAVGTEGMLTVVKDLGMREHFTGQVPIVSGELGEDFTYYLVSSEQVPSSVGVGVLVNPDNTILASGGFVVQLLPGAEEETIAKIEERLTAMEPISKLIEKGLSPEQILDEVLGEGNAKILETLPVSFQCQCSKERFGSAIISLGTKEIDEMIEEDGQAEAQCHFCNEIYIFSKEELEELKAESK is encoded by the coding sequence ATGGACTACTTAGTAAAAGCATTGGCATATGATGGACAAGTCCGCGCATATGCTGTTAAATCCACCGATACCGTCGGAGAGGGCCAAAGAAGGCATCAAACCTGGCCAACCGCTTCAGCTGCGCTGGGCAGAACACTGACGGCCGGCTTAATGCTTGGAACGATGCTAAAAGGCAATGATAAATTGACAATTAAAGTGGAAGGGAACGGTCCGCTTGGCCCGATTCTTGTAGATGCGAATGCTAAAGGGGAAGTAAGAGGATATGTTACCCATCCGCAGACTCACTTTGATTTAAATAAATTCGGGAAGCTGGATGTGGCCCGCGCTGTTGGTACAGAAGGAATGCTGACCGTAGTTAAGGATCTTGGCATGAGAGAGCATTTTACAGGGCAGGTTCCAATTGTTTCAGGAGAACTCGGTGAGGATTTCACGTATTACCTTGTTTCATCCGAACAGGTTCCGTCTTCTGTAGGAGTCGGTGTGCTTGTCAACCCGGACAATACCATTCTTGCTTCAGGAGGATTCGTTGTCCAGCTTTTACCGGGAGCAGAAGAAGAAACAATTGCGAAAATTGAAGAGCGGCTGACAGCGATGGAGCCGATCTCTAAGCTCATTGAAAAAGGCTTGTCTCCAGAGCAAATCCTGGATGAGGTTCTAGGGGAAGGAAATGCAAAGATTCTTGAGACCTTGCCGGTATCCTTTCAATGCCAATGTTCGAAAGAGCGATTTGGTTCAGCAATCATCAGCCTTGGAACGAAAGAAATCGATGAGATGATTGAAGAAGATGGCCAGGCGGAAGCTCAGTGTCATTTCTGCAATGAAATCTATATTTTTTCTAAAGAAGAGCTTGAAGAACTGAAAGCAGAATCTAAATAA
- a CDS encoding peptidyl-prolyl cis-trans isomerase yields the protein MNKRALWFVIIGLAVLNLGTFLYFMKKEPAPAESSETVAKIGQTEVTREEWLAQLENRFGKETLEQMVNSRVVEELSKKYKINVKDETIDRELDIFKASSNVTESEGLENEKEWRKQIRYSILLEELLTRDVNVSEEAMKTYYSKNKAHYTFEDAYHLSHIALRSEKQAEEVINELKAGSSFQALAEEHASAAEQQGDLGFITEGQASVPRAYMKAAGSMKAGGYSGQPVKTEKGYAVLFLNEKINGRTYSYNEVKEQIRRQLALEQMEGEVSVKPLWEEAKAEWFYGQKD from the coding sequence ATGAACAAAAGAGCCCTGTGGTTCGTGATTATTGGACTTGCCGTTTTGAATCTCGGAACATTTCTTTATTTTATGAAAAAAGAACCAGCTCCGGCAGAATCATCCGAAACGGTAGCGAAAATCGGCCAAACAGAAGTAACGAGAGAAGAATGGCTTGCACAGCTTGAAAACCGGTTCGGAAAAGAAACGCTCGAACAAATGGTGAACAGCCGTGTTGTTGAAGAGCTTTCAAAGAAATATAAAATTAACGTCAAGGATGAAACCATCGACCGGGAGCTTGATATATTTAAGGCTTCCTCCAATGTAACGGAGAGTGAAGGCCTGGAAAATGAAAAAGAATGGCGGAAACAGATTCGCTACAGCATTTTGCTTGAGGAGCTGTTAACGAGAGATGTGAATGTTTCCGAAGAAGCGATGAAGACCTACTATAGCAAAAACAAAGCTCATTATACGTTCGAAGATGCTTATCACCTTTCGCATATTGCATTAAGAAGTGAGAAGCAGGCAGAAGAAGTAATCAACGAGCTGAAAGCAGGCTCCAGTTTTCAAGCACTTGCTGAGGAACATGCATCTGCTGCGGAACAGCAGGGAGATCTTGGTTTCATTACTGAAGGTCAGGCGTCTGTACCGAGGGCTTATATGAAAGCGGCTGGTTCTATGAAAGCCGGGGGATACAGCGGCCAGCCGGTAAAGACTGAAAAGGGGTACGCAGTTTTATTTTTAAATGAGAAAATAAACGGCCGGACCTATTCATACAATGAGGTAAAAGAGCAGATCCGCCGCCAGCTTGCACTTGAGCAGATGGAGGGGGAGGTCTCAGTAAAACCTCTGTGGGAAGAAGCAAAAGCAGAATGGTTTTATGGGCAAAAAGATTGA
- the cysK gene encoding cysteine synthase A, giving the protein MRVANSIHELIGETPIVKLNKLVEDDYADVYLKLEFMNPGSSVKDRIALAMIEAAEKNGSLKPGDTIIEPTSGNTGIGLAMVAAAKGIKAILVMPDTMSMERRNLLRAYGAELVLTPGAEGMGGAIRKAEELSKEHGYFMPQQFKNEANPEVHRLTTGPEIVRQMDQLDAFIAGIGTGGTITGAGEVLKEHFPGVKIYAVEPADSPVLAGGKPGPHKIQGIGAGFVPDILNTELYEEIIPVKNEDAFEYARLAAKTEGVLGGISSGAAIYAALKVAKELGKGKKVLAIIPSNGERYLSTPLYQFE; this is encoded by the coding sequence ATGCGTGTGGCAAATTCTATTCATGAACTGATTGGGGAAACCCCCATTGTAAAGTTGAATAAACTAGTTGAAGACGACTATGCAGATGTCTATTTAAAGCTTGAATTTATGAACCCGGGCAGCAGTGTAAAAGACCGTATTGCTCTTGCTATGATTGAAGCGGCAGAAAAGAACGGCAGTCTTAAGCCCGGCGACACGATAATTGAACCGACAAGCGGGAATACAGGAATCGGTCTTGCAATGGTTGCGGCGGCAAAAGGAATCAAAGCGATTCTTGTTATGCCGGATACGATGAGCATGGAGCGCAGAAACCTGCTGCGTGCTTATGGAGCTGAGCTTGTGCTGACTCCCGGAGCAGAAGGAATGGGCGGTGCAATCCGCAAGGCAGAAGAGCTCTCCAAGGAACATGGATACTTCATGCCGCAGCAATTCAAAAACGAAGCGAACCCTGAGGTCCATCGTCTGACAACAGGCCCGGAAATTGTCCGTCAAATGGATCAGCTGGATGCGTTTATCGCAGGCATCGGGACAGGCGGAACCATCACGGGTGCTGGTGAAGTTTTAAAAGAGCATTTTCCTGGAGTTAAGATTTACGCAGTGGAGCCAGCGGATTCTCCGGTTCTAGCCGGAGGAAAACCAGGACCACACAAAATCCAGGGAATCGGAGCGGGATTTGTTCCTGATATCTTGAATACCGAGCTTTATGAAGAAATCATCCCTGTGAAAAATGAAGATGCTTTCGAATATGCGCGCCTTGCTGCGAAAACAGAGGGTGTTCTTGGAGGGATTTCCTCCGGTGCAGCCATCTATGCAGCACTGAAGGTTGCGAAGGAGCTTGGCAAGGGCAAAAAAGTTCTTGCGATCATTCCCAGTAATGGAGAGCGTTACTTAAGTACACCGCTTTATCAATTTGAATAG
- the pabB gene encoding aminodeoxychorismate synthase, component I — MQKPVYYPFHKKIKRMNDFFQTYMNLSVREKHHALLESGRGGRYSIAGLSPRSIISAKNREIMLTEDGKQQSFQEDDALAWLQERMAEIHVEKNPDLPDFQSGAIGFISYDAVRHFEKLPEKGEDDLQTPDFFWMIFHELAILDHDADEVYLVVLEDRSAPEQAQLRLATLEKMWLNPAPNLERKHYPQEGTEAKHHFTPNQFKEAVIKIKDYIAAGDVFQVNLSTRQAARLHDHPIRIYEKLREINPSPYMSYLETPDFQIVSASPELLVKKSGTLLSTRPIAGTRSRGKDHEEDLKLAAELIDNEKERAEHVMLVDLERNDLGRVCKYGTVEVDEFMAIERYSHVMHIVSNVQGEIADGKNFSDIIRAVFPGGTITGAPKVRTMEIIEELEPKRRGIYTGSIGWIDFNGDLELNIIIRTLFAQNGTGYIQAGAGIVIDSNPDYEYKESLKKAAAVLKAAEQSGA; from the coding sequence ATGCAAAAACCGGTTTACTATCCTTTTCATAAAAAAATAAAGCGAATGAATGATTTTTTTCAAACATACATGAACCTTTCAGTGAGAGAGAAGCATCACGCGCTGCTCGAAAGCGGCAGAGGAGGCCGATACAGCATAGCTGGATTGTCTCCGCGCTCTATCATTTCAGCTAAAAATCGTGAAATCATGCTGACGGAAGATGGAAAGCAGCAAAGCTTCCAAGAGGACGATGCGCTTGCTTGGCTTCAGGAGCGGATGGCTGAAATTCATGTCGAGAAGAATCCTGATCTTCCGGACTTTCAAAGCGGAGCAATTGGGTTCATCAGCTATGATGCGGTTCGGCATTTTGAAAAGCTTCCGGAAAAAGGGGAGGACGATCTCCAAACACCGGATTTTTTCTGGATGATCTTCCATGAGCTGGCGATTTTGGATCATGATGCGGATGAAGTGTACTTGGTTGTACTGGAGGACAGATCGGCACCAGAGCAGGCACAGCTTCGACTTGCCACGCTTGAGAAAATGTGGCTTAACCCGGCTCCAAACTTAGAACGGAAACATTATCCTCAGGAGGGGACCGAGGCTAAGCATCATTTCACCCCAAATCAGTTCAAGGAAGCCGTCATAAAGATAAAGGATTATATTGCAGCAGGGGATGTGTTCCAGGTCAATTTATCGACAAGACAAGCTGCCAGGCTTCATGACCATCCCATCCGCATCTATGAAAAACTAAGGGAGATTAACCCGTCTCCTTATATGAGCTACCTGGAGACACCGGATTTCCAGATTGTCTCTGCCTCGCCTGAGCTTTTAGTGAAAAAAAGCGGAACACTTCTTAGTACAAGGCCGATCGCAGGAACGAGATCGCGCGGGAAGGATCATGAAGAGGATCTAAAGCTTGCTGCGGAGCTCATTGATAACGAAAAGGAACGGGCGGAACACGTTATGCTAGTTGACCTGGAACGAAACGATCTCGGCCGGGTGTGCAAATATGGAACAGTGGAAGTCGATGAGTTTATGGCCATTGAAAGATACTCCCATGTGATGCACATTGTTTCAAATGTGCAGGGAGAAATAGCAGATGGAAAAAATTTTTCCGATATCATCCGCGCCGTATTCCCGGGCGGCACAATAACAGGCGCCCCAAAGGTTCGGACGATGGAAATCATTGAGGAGCTTGAACCGAAACGGCGGGGAATTTATACAGGATCTATCGGATGGATTGATTTTAATGGCGATTTGGAGTTGAATATAATTATCAGAACTCTTTTTGCCCAAAATGGAACGGGTTATATTCAGGCAGGTGCCGGAATTGTAATTGACTCGAATCCGGACTATGAGTATAAGGAGTCTCTGAAAAAGGCGGCCGCTGTCTTAAAAGCGGCAGAGCAGAGTGGAGCTTGA
- the pabA gene encoding aminodeoxychorismate/anthranilate synthase component II, whose translation MILMIDNYDSFTYNLVQYLGELGEELMVRRNDEITIQEIRELNPEFLMISPGPCSPNEAGISMEAIREFAGEIPIFGVCLGHQSIAQVFGGDVVRAERLMHGKVSEIQHDGQTIFSGIETPFLATRYHSLIVKKETLPDCFIVSAKTEQDEIMAIRHKELPIEGVQFHPESIMTSAGKNLLKNFIETYKKAEESVL comes from the coding sequence GTGATTTTAATGATTGATAATTACGATTCATTTACGTACAACCTGGTACAGTATTTGGGAGAGCTTGGAGAGGAACTGATGGTGAGGCGCAATGATGAAATCACCATACAGGAAATCCGTGAGCTGAATCCGGAATTCTTAATGATTTCACCGGGACCATGCAGCCCGAATGAAGCGGGGATCAGCATGGAAGCAATTCGTGAATTTGCCGGCGAAATTCCGATTTTCGGAGTATGCCTTGGCCACCAGTCGATCGCCCAGGTATTCGGCGGGGACGTTGTAAGAGCTGAACGGCTCATGCACGGAAAAGTATCCGAAATCCAGCATGATGGGCAAACGATTTTCAGCGGGATTGAAACACCATTTCTTGCGACCCGGTATCATTCACTTATTGTGAAAAAAGAAACCCTCCCGGACTGCTTCATTGTTTCCGCAAAGACGGAGCAGGATGAAATTATGGCCATTCGCCATAAAGAGCTTCCGATTGAAGGAGTGCAGTTCCATCCGGAGTCCATTATGACGTCCGCAGGAAAGAACCTGTTGAAGAATTTTATTGAAACCTACAAGAAAGCGGAAGAGAGCGTCTTGTAA
- the pabC gene encoding aminodeoxychorismate lyase, translating to MFIFLNSKMIKAEEASISLFDHGYMYGLGVFETFRAYQGHSFLLKDHLTRLHASLSELGIKTSLTAEQVHGMVQELLTANQMEDGNAAVRLTVSAGNGGPGFSNQIYEEPVISCFLRPIAAPADQKQGQVLTLRRNTPEGAFRMKSSHYMNNFLAKKELNGRLNTEGIFLTKEEAVCEGIVSNLFWVKNGTVFTPAPETGALDGITRQFVLALCRKLNLPYREGFFPLDDLLSAEEAFMTNSVQEMIPFSKINIQSFAGKDGAVTQKLKEEYSKYRHALWSRDEL from the coding sequence ATGTTTATTTTTCTTAATTCTAAAATGATAAAGGCCGAAGAGGCGAGCATCTCCCTCTTCGACCATGGATATATGTACGGCCTTGGGGTATTCGAGACATTCCGTGCCTACCAGGGCCACTCTTTTTTACTGAAGGACCATTTGACGAGGCTTCATGCCTCCTTATCAGAGCTTGGGATCAAGACGTCTCTAACTGCAGAGCAGGTCCATGGGATGGTTCAGGAACTGCTCACTGCCAATCAAATGGAAGATGGAAACGCGGCAGTAAGGCTGACTGTTTCAGCGGGTAATGGAGGTCCGGGATTTTCAAATCAGATTTATGAAGAACCGGTGATCTCCTGTTTTTTAAGGCCGATTGCTGCCCCGGCTGACCAAAAACAGGGGCAGGTGCTTACGTTAAGAAGGAATACGCCTGAGGGAGCATTCCGGATGAAGTCGAGCCATTACATGAACAATTTTCTGGCTAAAAAAGAGCTGAATGGCAGGCTGAATACAGAGGGCATTTTTTTAACTAAAGAAGAGGCCGTTTGCGAAGGCATTGTGTCCAATTTGTTTTGGGTGAAGAACGGGACAGTCTTTACTCCGGCACCAGAAACAGGTGCATTGGATGGGATTACCCGCCAATTCGTCCTCGCTCTATGCAGAAAATTGAATTTACCATATAGAGAAGGTTTTTTTCCGCTGGATGATCTGCTTTCCGCAGAAGAAGCCTTCATGACCAATTCTGTGCAGGAAATGATTCCATTCTCCAAAATCAATATCCAATCTTTTGCAGGTAAGGATGGAGCCGTTACACAGAAACTAAAAGAAGAGTATTCAAAATACCGGCATGCTCTATGGTCACGAGATGAGCTGTAA
- the folP gene encoding dihydropteroate synthase: MGLTTLAKQSGMDCRGYTLNYNEKTLIMGILNVTPDSFSDGGKYNSLDQAILRAKTLVDEGADIIDIGGESTRPGAEYVPEEEEMERVIPVIERLSKEVNAPISIDTYKAAVAREALKAGAHIVNDIWGAKAEPAIAAAAAEFDAPIILMHNRKERNYDRLLPDMITDLMESAAIAELAGVKNDKIILDPGIGFAKTFNDNLEVMGNLEAFTSLGYPVLLGTSRKTFIGKVLDLPPEERMEGTGATVCLGIQKGCAIVRVHDVKEIARMAKMMDAMIGKGSHAHG; the protein is encoded by the coding sequence ATGGGGTTAACGACATTAGCGAAGCAGTCCGGAATGGATTGCCGCGGCTACACATTAAATTACAATGAAAAGACACTGATAATGGGGATTTTAAATGTTACACCGGACTCGTTTTCCGATGGAGGGAAATACAATTCTCTGGACCAGGCAATACTGCGTGCGAAAACCCTTGTTGATGAGGGTGCAGACATCATTGATATAGGAGGGGAATCGACTAGGCCAGGAGCTGAGTATGTTCCTGAAGAGGAAGAAATGGAACGTGTGATTCCTGTTATTGAGCGATTATCTAAAGAAGTGAATGCACCCATTTCGATTGACACATACAAAGCTGCTGTGGCAAGAGAAGCGCTTAAAGCAGGAGCTCACATTGTGAATGATATATGGGGGGCAAAGGCAGAGCCTGCTATTGCAGCAGCAGCAGCGGAGTTTGATGCGCCAATCATTCTTATGCACAATAGGAAGGAACGCAATTACGATAGGCTGCTTCCCGATATGATTACGGACCTGATGGAAAGTGCAGCTATTGCAGAGCTTGCAGGTGTAAAGAATGATAAAATCATCCTTGACCCGGGAATCGGTTTTGCAAAAACCTTCAATGACAACTTGGAAGTGATGGGAAACTTGGAGGCCTTCACCAGCCTTGGATATCCGGTCCTCCTTGGGACCTCAAGAAAAACGTTTATCGGAAAGGTTTTGGACCTGCCTCCTGAAGAAAGAATGGAAGGGACGGGCGCGACCGTCTGCCTTGGTATTCAGAAAGGCTGCGCAATTGTCCGCGTCCATGATGTAAAGGAAATAGCAAGGATGGCGAAAATGATGGATGCCATGATTGGGAAGGGGAGTCATGCCCATGGATAA
- the folB gene encoding dihydroneopterin aldolase: protein MDKIYVSGMEFYGYHGVYKEENKLGQRFRADLTIEKDLKKAGETDELEYTVNYADLYKICQRVIEGEPKKLVETLAEKIASDILEAFPDIQSATVKLIKPDPPIPGHYDYVAVEITRERT from the coding sequence ATGGATAAAATCTATGTATCCGGAATGGAGTTTTACGGATATCATGGTGTGTATAAGGAAGAAAACAAGCTTGGCCAAAGATTCCGGGCCGATCTCACGATAGAGAAGGATCTAAAAAAAGCAGGGGAAACAGATGAGCTTGAATATACAGTGAACTATGCAGATCTTTATAAGATTTGCCAGCGCGTTATAGAAGGCGAGCCCAAGAAGCTTGTGGAAACACTGGCTGAAAAAATCGCCTCTGATATTCTCGAAGCGTTTCCTGATATTCAGTCTGCAACCGTCAAGCTAATCAAGCCTGACCCTCCCATACCAGGACACTATGATTATGTTGCAGTTGAAATCACAAGGGAACGAACATGA
- the folK gene encoding 2-amino-4-hydroxy-6-hydroxymethyldihydropteridine diphosphokinase, whose protein sequence is MKATVYLALGSNMGDRESYLMDAIKLLNEEREIEVTKQSSIYETDPVGFTEQNAFLNMAVEISTTCTPHELLDKTQHIEQSLGRTRKIRWGPRTLDLDILLYNHENIETERLIVPHPRMTERAFVLIPLNEMNSDAYIPVIDKPISAIIDQLSDKEGVRLWKLRNGEGGFGPTES, encoded by the coding sequence ATGAAGGCGACTGTCTATCTTGCTCTGGGTTCCAATATGGGAGACAGGGAATCGTATTTGATGGATGCCATAAAACTCCTTAATGAAGAACGGGAGATCGAGGTAACGAAGCAATCCTCCATCTATGAAACAGATCCTGTCGGTTTTACGGAACAGAACGCTTTTTTAAATATGGCGGTGGAAATTTCAACCACATGCACTCCGCACGAATTACTTGATAAAACCCAGCATATCGAACAATCCCTGGGAAGAACCAGGAAAATCAGGTGGGGGCCGCGTACTTTAGACCTTGACATTTTATTGTATAATCATGAAAATATTGAAACAGAGCGGTTAATTGTTCCTCACCCTCGAATGACGGAACGGGCTTTTGTTTTAATACCTTTAAATGAAATGAATTCAGATGCTTATATACCGGTGATCGACAAGCCGATTTCGGCCATCATAGATCAATTATCAGATAAAGAAGGGGTCAGACTATGGAAGCTGAGAAATGGGGAAGGCGGATTCGGGCCTACCGAAAGCTGA
- a CDS encoding helix-turn-helix domain-containing protein has product MEAEKWGRRIRAYRKLKGYTQESFAKDLGISVSVLGEVERGNRVPSRDFVKEIADTLKVTVEELSPKE; this is encoded by the coding sequence ATGGAAGCTGAGAAATGGGGAAGGCGGATTCGGGCCTACCGAAAGCTGAAGGGCTATACCCAGGAAAGTTTTGCAAAGGATCTTGGCATCTCGGTTTCAGTCCTTGGCGAAGTAGAGCGGGGCAACCGGGTACCCAGCCGTGATTTTGTGAAAGAGATTGCTGATACGCTTAAAGTGACAGTTGAGGAATTATCACCGAAAGAATAA
- the dusB gene encoding tRNA dihydrouridine synthase DusB: MFKIGDIQMKNRVVLAPMAGVCNAAFRLTVKEFGAGLVCAEMVSDKAILYNNAKTMGMLFIDEREKPLSLQIFGGEKDTLVEAAKFVDKNTTADIIDINMGCPVPKITKCDAGARWLLDPNKIYEMVSAVVDAVDKPVTVKMRTGWDSDHIFAIENARAVERAGGQAVAVHGRTRVQMYEGHADWDIIKQVKDSVNIPVIGNGDVQTPQDAKRMLETTGVDGVMIGRAALGNPWMIYRTVNYLETGELAEEPSAREKMTVCKLHLDRLIELKGEYVAVREMRKHAAWYLKGIRGNANVRNGVNKCDTRQDLVTLLDQFTEEVEARQENSAKAV, translated from the coding sequence ATGTTTAAGATTGGCGATATTCAGATGAAAAATCGCGTCGTCCTTGCTCCTATGGCTGGAGTATGCAACGCCGCCTTCCGTCTGACCGTCAAAGAATTCGGTGCTGGCCTTGTTTGTGCGGAAATGGTCAGCGATAAGGCGATTCTATATAACAATGCAAAAACGATGGGCATGCTTTTCATCGATGAACGGGAAAAACCATTAAGCCTGCAAATTTTTGGCGGAGAAAAAGATACATTAGTAGAAGCTGCGAAGTTTGTTGATAAAAACACAACAGCCGATATTATTGATATTAACATGGGTTGCCCGGTGCCGAAGATTACGAAATGCGATGCAGGTGCGAGATGGCTGCTCGACCCGAATAAGATTTATGAAATGGTATCAGCGGTTGTTGATGCAGTCGATAAGCCTGTTACGGTTAAAATGAGAACAGGCTGGGACAGCGATCATATTTTTGCCATTGAGAATGCGCGCGCTGTTGAACGTGCTGGAGGACAGGCTGTGGCAGTCCACGGTCGAACACGTGTACAAATGTATGAAGGCCATGCAGACTGGGATATCATTAAACAGGTGAAAGACTCCGTAAACATACCGGTTATCGGGAATGGAGATGTTCAAACACCTCAGGATGCAAAAAGAATGCTTGAAACAACAGGGGTAGACGGAGTTATGATTGGCCGTGCTGCACTTGGAAATCCATGGATGATTTACCGTACGGTTAATTACCTCGAAACAGGTGAACTTGCAGAAGAACCATCCGCAAGAGAAAAAATGACTGTATGCAAGCTGCACCTTGACCGTCTGATTGAACTGAAGGGTGAATATGTAGCGGTCCGCGAAATGCGCAAGCACGCTGCATGGTACTTGAAAGGCATCCGCGGGAATGCAAATGTCCGAAACGGAGTCAATAAATGTGACACACGACAGGATCTAGTCACTCTGCTGGACCAATTTACAGAAGAAGTTGAAGCAAGACAAGAAAATAGCGCTAAAGCTGTTTAA